A region of the Candidatus Bathyarchaeota archaeon genome:
AATTGACTACACAGGCACAGATACCCAAGTTGACGGCCCAATCAACGCTGTATGGGGAGTCACGCTTTCCGGCGTCTACTACACTCTAAAATGCGTCACCGACCCCACGATACCTACAAATGACGGCTGCTATAGACCAGTCGAGGTTTATGCACCGAAAGGAACAATCTTAAATCCTGTCCCACCAGCTCCGGTGGCCGGGGGAAACGTGGAGACTTCTCAAAGGAATGTGGATGTTTTGTTAAAGGCGTTTGCACAGATCGTTCCGAAGAGAGTTTGTGCGGCGTGCCAAGGAACCATGAACAACGTGTCTGTGGGAGGAGTTAATCCTAAGACAGGTAAGCCATGGTCGTTTTATGAAACGATTGCAGGCGGTTTTGGCGGCAGACATGGATTAGATGGTATAGACGCGATACATACGCATATGACGAACACGATGAATACGCCTATTGAAGCGATTGAGGGGATTTACCCGATAAGATTTCTCAAGTACGAGTTGAGGAGGGATTGTGGTGGACCCGGCAAGTGGAGAGGTGGTGTAGGCGTGGAACGAAGCTGGATGTTGCTTGCTCCTTCTGCTACCCTCTCCGTGTTGGCTGAAAGAAACAAGTTTCCTCCATGGGGATTATATGGAGGTAAGCCTGGAGCCAAAGGCGAATATCTAATCATGAAACAGGACGGTAGCAAGGCTAAGTTAAAGTCGAAATGCACCGTAAAAATGAGCCAAGGCGATACATTCGTTGTCAGGACACCTGGTGGAGGCGGCTACGGTGATCCACTGGAACGAAAACCAGAATTGGTCCTTAGAGATGTCATCAACGACTTAGTTTCACTGGATTCAGCTCGAAACGATTATGGAGTCATTATTGATTCGGAGACGATGAAAATCGATTGGGAAGCCACCGAAAAACTTAGGGAGAAAATGAAAAACGAATAGTGTGGTCGCTCTTCATGTCTTATCCTTTTTCAACTTGAACTCCCATTCGCACCAAATGTCTTGAGGGTGTTCACCTGGTGGGCAGATCTTGCAATTCACTTCTACGTTGGGGTTCATTTCTTCAGCGAAGCTTTTCAGATAGCCGAATCTAACTTTTTTGCAGGGAAACTCTGCAAGTCCCTTGCGGATTCTCGTCAGCTGAGTTCTGCATTTGGTTACTCTGTAAATGCCTCTAGTCTCTGATACCTCGGTTTCTTTGTCTCTTTGGTCCAGTGACCAGCTTGTGTTCCTTAACGCATGTATCAGGGAAGCAACGTCGTTTCCTTTTATTCCTAACGTCTTTTTAAGCGCTCTAGCTTCTAGTTTTCCCATCAATCGCCAACAATTCGCATCTATCTCCGTAGCGGCACCGGTGCCGAATTTCTCTTCTATTCCAAGGAAATATAGGCCGTCTACTCTCCATAGATTTCTGATGTGCAAGAAGAACAAATCAAGCAGTTTGTCTTTTGGCATACTGTCCAACATTTTGCGGTCTTGATCTACAATCTGACTCATTTTTAAACACCTAATCGGTAGCCTTAGATAATCACGGACTGACTTTTTGTGGAAGATGATATAAAAGCATTGTAGTTCATCGAGTAGGATTCGAATGGTGGGCTCTTACGGAAGAAAAAATATGATAAGCCTGGTGATCTTTTTTGGTAATATATCGATTTTAGAAACATATGTCTTATAGAAGAACTCTATAGAACAAAATGCAGTGAACCCTGAAGGTTTCGATTTGCCGGTTAAGAAAGGAATGGGTGTATGGATATTTGGGTTCTTAACCTTTCTAGGAGTTTTGCATACTTTAGACGCTGTTCTTTCTTTCACGCTTGGAGGCACAAATCCACTGCTGAAACTTAGTCCATTTTATGGATTGATTTATAATATGTTTGGGGAAATAGGTGCTGCATCGTATTTTTGGGCATCCATGATTTTTACATTCGTTCTTTTCGGTATGAGTTGCGTTATTGCGTTTCACGATCCGATTGCAACCTTCATTAATAGAGTAATTTCAGACGCCAAATCAGAAGAGAATCCAGCTGATCTTCATTTGGAATCTGGCATAAACGTTTTTGAAATGATTAATGATTCTGTGACATCTAATAGTATACTTCTTAATAAGGTCAAAGAGAGCACGGAGAACGTCAGAGACAGCGTAAACGCCGTAAAAATCGAACTGAAGATGTTGGGGGCAAAACTCGGAAAAATGGAAACAGACTTAGCAACCCCTAAGAAATGCCCTTCGTGTGGAAAAGACGTATCGCCGGACTTCAAGCAATGTCCTTACTGTGGAGAAAAATTGCTATTTTACGTACAAATATCCACCGTACGCCAATAGAACAACTGTCTTCAGAGGAAACTTATTTTTTTCTTGGCGAGAGAAAAATTGATGAATGACTTATTAATAGACTAACGTAGTAATTTGTGCAAGGTGAAGAAAATGCCAATCTCAGGTAGTTACTATTTTTGGGGTGAGAAAGCAAGGAATGTTCTGTCTAAAGCCGCTGTGTATGAACTTTACGATGAGAACTATCGGCTGATGTTCGTGGGAGAATGTTCAAACCTTAAGGAAAGATTTGCAGAGTATTTAGAGACACACTTTTCGAAGGAGCCGTGTAAAGTTGCTACGAAATATTATAAGAGAGAGTTTACTTCTAACACTAAAGAACGAAAGAAGGAGATTTTAGAGGAGTATAAGAAGAAATATGGTAAGCTTCCGAAATGCAACATTGTTGGGGGGGAATTCGTGATAGGAGCGGAAAGAGAAGTTGGTGTTGAGAAGGCCTTTTACTTCTACGAAGACTTGGACCAGCCGTTACATCAGGTTGCGGTTAGTTTGAAAGACTTTCTAGAAAAAGTCAAAGAAGTATCAGTGACTTCAATAGATTTTCATCAAAACAGAGGAGATTTCGCAAAGTGGATTCGAGACGCTTTTGGAGCTGTTCCATTAGCTGATGCCGTTGAGACCGTTAAGGAGACTGGTGAAGGTCTCAGGAGACAGCTCATAGAGATAGTAGGCCACCCAGAAGCTGCTGTTCTAGCTAGCTGTCCTCAATGCAGAACTCAGACGAGACCAAAGAAGATTTGGAGTATGGCTGGTAGGCCGAGCAGGACGGGGGAGCGGCTGAAGCTAACTATAGGCTATTATCGATGCTCCAAATGTGGCAAACCGTTCCGAAAAGTGATTGCTAAAGAAAAAGTAAAGCGTTAACAGAGAAAACATAGTATGCTCGCAATTGGAACTTAAAACCCAGTGAACTGCCTTAAGGGTTGAACATTATTTTGTCGGCTTAGTCGTGAGTCTGAGATTTTTGAGGAGGCATTCTGTGATTTGCCGGCATGCCAGGCATTCCTTTGGCGTCGGGAAATCTTTGGATATTTGTTTCAGCTCTGCTAGATATCCAAAGTGAAATAGGCATGCCATTGGGGGTGCTTCTTTTGCGTTTCCGTGGGATTTGATGGAAAGTAAGTTTTGGTTTTCAACGAATATGTCAACTCTGGACTTGCAGTGAGGACAAGCGTAGTAGGTGCCTCGAGGTATTGTTGT
Encoded here:
- a CDS encoding hydantoinase B/oxoprolinase family protein, whose amino-acid sequence is MKVDPVTVEVIKGALTYAAEEMGIALRNSAYSPNIKERMDCSCSIFDHKKRLAAQAEHIPVHLGSMAWAVQEGLEHFEGELEEGDMILFNDPYISGTHLPDITLISPIFLDDEIIGYAANKAHHSDVGGKAPGSMAGDATELYQEGIIIPPVKFIAKGKINEDLASLILSNVRTPDVRMGDLRAQMAANILGERKVVEIAKRYGVGVLHEAIEAVMDYSEKMMRAEIDKMLEGRYEAGDFLEDTGVSDEAVKIKVAVTVRGSNLKIDYTGTDTQVDGPINAVWGVTLSGVYYTLKCVTDPTIPTNDGCYRPVEVYAPKGTILNPVPPAPVAGGNVETSQRNVDVLLKAFAQIVPKRVCAACQGTMNNVSVGGVNPKTGKPWSFYETIAGGFGGRHGLDGIDAIHTHMTNTMNTPIEAIEGIYPIRFLKYELRRDCGGPGKWRGGVGVERSWMLLAPSATLSVLAERNKFPPWGLYGGKPGAKGEYLIMKQDGSKAKLKSKCTVKMSQGDTFVVRTPGGGGYGDPLERKPELVLRDVINDLVSLDSARNDYGVIIDSETMKIDWEATEKLREKMKNE
- a CDS encoding zinc-ribbon domain-containing protein translates to MPVKKGMGVWIFGFLTFLGVLHTLDAVLSFTLGGTNPLLKLSPFYGLIYNMFGEIGAASYFWASMIFTFVLFGMSCVIAFHDPIATFINRVISDAKSEENPADLHLESGINVFEMINDSVTSNSILLNKVKESTENVRDSVNAVKIELKMLGAKLGKMETDLATPKKCPSCGKDVSPDFKQCPYCGEKLLFYVQISTVRQ